A portion of the Collinsella aerofaciens genome contains these proteins:
- the nusA gene encoding transcription termination factor NusA — translation MAASDMMSALMELCQEKHIDQLYLIDRLEQSLAKSYAEILHLEWGAKVTIDRTTGKIYVYRLEPIDDSMDEEGNFTEFEEIDVTPKNTSRIAAQHAKAEINAIVRNSAREQIYEEFSGRIGDLISGTVLQSTPDFTIVKIREGVEAELPHFDQRRYENERNERPMGERYLHNQHIKAVIIDVRDPNSNLQPVRGEHSRPPIVISRTHPELMRRLFEQEVPEIYEGTVQIKSIAREPGQRSKVAVHSLDDRLDPVGACVGPKGSRVRAVVGELRGERVDVILWDADPAVYVANALSPAKVTRVLIDEEKAYAGVIVPDDQLSLAIGKEGQNARLAARLTGWHIDIKSETLAADILKNVPVHEEPAADLIGDEEDEDVRRCEYVSEDGIQCRNQARPGSRFCGVHDTDAFDDAEDLI, via the coding sequence ATGGCAGCATCCGACATGATGTCCGCCCTGATGGAGCTTTGCCAGGAGAAGCACATCGACCAGCTCTACCTGATCGACCGCCTGGAGCAGTCGCTCGCCAAGAGCTATGCCGAGATCCTGCATCTTGAGTGGGGCGCCAAGGTGACCATCGACCGCACCACCGGCAAGATCTACGTCTACCGCCTGGAGCCGATCGACGATTCCATGGACGAGGAGGGCAACTTCACCGAGTTCGAGGAGATCGACGTCACCCCCAAGAACACGAGCCGCATCGCTGCCCAGCACGCCAAGGCCGAGATCAACGCCATCGTGCGTAACTCCGCCCGCGAGCAGATCTACGAGGAGTTCTCCGGCCGCATCGGTGACCTCATCAGCGGTACCGTGCTGCAGTCCACGCCCGACTTCACGATCGTCAAGATTCGTGAAGGCGTCGAGGCCGAGTTGCCGCACTTCGATCAGCGCCGTTACGAGAACGAGCGCAACGAGCGTCCGATGGGCGAGCGCTACCTGCACAACCAGCATATCAAGGCCGTGATCATCGACGTTCGCGACCCCAACTCCAACCTGCAGCCGGTTCGTGGCGAGCACAGCCGTCCGCCGATTGTCATCTCCCGTACCCACCCCGAGCTCATGCGTCGTCTGTTTGAGCAGGAGGTGCCCGAGATCTATGAGGGTACCGTCCAGATCAAGTCGATCGCCCGCGAGCCCGGCCAGCGTTCCAAGGTTGCCGTCCACTCGCTCGACGACCGTCTGGATCCCGTGGGCGCCTGCGTCGGCCCCAAGGGCAGCCGTGTTCGCGCTGTCGTGGGCGAGCTCCGTGGCGAGCGCGTCGACGTCATCCTGTGGGATGCCGATCCTGCCGTCTACGTCGCCAACGCCCTGTCGCCCGCTAAGGTCACCCGCGTCCTCATCGACGAGGAGAAGGCCTACGCCGGCGTCATCGTCCCCGACGACCAGCTGTCCCTCGCCATCGGCAAGGAGGGCCAGAACGCCCGCCTCGCCGCGCGCCTGACCGGCTGGCACATCGACATCAAGTCCGAGACGCTTGCCGCCGACATCCTCAAGAACGTTCCCGTTCACGAGGAGCCCGCCGCCGACCTGATCGGTGACGAGGAGGACGAGGACGTCCGCCGCTGCGAGTACGTGTCCGAGGACGGCATCCAGTGCCGCAACCAGGCTCGTCCCGGCTCCCGTTTCTGCGGTGTCCACGACACCGACGCCTTCGATGATGCGGAGGACCTGATCTAG
- a CDS encoding IMP dehydrogenase produces MATFFPGESHTFSEYLLVPGYSSSQCIPNNVSLKTPLTRFKRGEKPAITLNIPMVSAIMQSVSGVDMGVALATEGGLSFIYGSQSAESEAAMVKAVKDHKAGFVQSDSTLTPDMTMEQVIELKEKTGHSTMPVTDDGTPKGKLLGIVTSRDYRPSRDDHQKKVSEFMTPREQLIVGDKNISLKVANDVIWDNKLNALPIVDDNDHLMGIVFRKDYDSHKTNPNELLDNDKRYMVGAGINTRDYAERVPLLIEAGADVLCIDSSEGFSEWQKRTIEWIRANYGEDVKVGAGNVVDAEGFRFLADCGADFIKVGIGGGSICITRETKGIGRGQATALIDVCRARDEYYEETGVYVPVCSDGGIVYDYHMTLALAMGADFMMLGRYFARFDESPTERVNVNGQYMKEYWGEGSARARNWQRYDLGGAAKLSFVEGVDSYVPYAGSLKDGVGGTLYKVKSTMCNCGALSIPELQEKARLTLVSSTSIVEGGAHDVVVKDSQQSVSYR; encoded by the coding sequence ATGGCTACGTTCTTTCCCGGTGAGTCCCACACGTTTTCGGAGTATCTGCTGGTCCCTGGTTACTCGTCCTCGCAGTGCATCCCCAACAACGTCTCGCTTAAGACGCCGCTAACCCGCTTTAAGCGCGGTGAGAAGCCGGCAATCACCCTGAACATCCCCATGGTTTCCGCCATCATGCAGTCCGTCTCGGGCGTCGACATGGGTGTCGCGCTCGCTACCGAGGGTGGCCTGTCCTTCATTTACGGTTCCCAGAGCGCCGAGTCTGAGGCCGCTATGGTCAAGGCCGTCAAGGATCACAAGGCCGGCTTCGTTCAGTCCGATTCCACGCTGACCCCCGACATGACCATGGAGCAGGTCATCGAGCTCAAGGAGAAGACCGGTCACTCCACCATGCCGGTCACCGACGACGGCACTCCCAAGGGCAAGCTCCTGGGCATCGTCACCAGCCGTGACTATCGTCCCAGCCGCGATGACCACCAGAAGAAGGTCTCCGAGTTCATGACCCCGCGTGAGCAGCTCATCGTGGGCGACAAGAACATCAGCCTCAAGGTTGCCAACGACGTCATTTGGGACAACAAGCTCAACGCTCTGCCTATCGTCGACGACAATGATCACCTCATGGGCATCGTCTTCCGCAAGGACTACGACAGCCACAAGACCAACCCCAACGAGTTGCTCGATAACGACAAGCGCTACATGGTCGGCGCCGGTATCAACACCCGCGACTATGCCGAGCGCGTGCCGCTGCTCATCGAGGCCGGTGCCGACGTTCTGTGCATCGACTCCTCCGAGGGCTTCAGCGAGTGGCAGAAGCGCACCATTGAGTGGATCCGCGCCAACTACGGCGAGGACGTCAAGGTCGGTGCCGGTAACGTCGTCGACGCCGAGGGCTTCCGCTTCCTGGCCGACTGCGGTGCCGACTTCATTAAGGTCGGTATCGGCGGCGGTTCCATCTGCATTACCCGCGAGACCAAGGGCATCGGCCGTGGCCAGGCCACCGCGCTGATTGACGTCTGCCGCGCTCGCGACGAGTACTACGAGGAGACCGGTGTTTACGTGCCCGTGTGCTCCGACGGCGGCATCGTCTACGACTACCACATGACGCTCGCCCTTGCCATGGGCGCCGACTTTATGATGCTGGGCCGTTACTTCGCCCGCTTTGACGAGAGCCCGACCGAGCGTGTCAATGTGAACGGTCAGTACATGAAGGAGTACTGGGGCGAGGGTTCTGCGCGTGCCCGCAACTGGCAGCGCTACGACCTGGGCGGCGCCGCGAAGCTCAGCTTCGTCGAGGGCGTCGATTCCTACGTTCCCTACGCCGGCTCCCTCAAGGACGGTGTGGGCGGCACGCTCTACAAGGTCAAGTCCACGATGTGCAACTGCGGCGCCCTCTCGATCCCCGAGCTCCAGGAAAAGGCACGCCTGACCCTGGTCAGCTCTACCTCCATCGTCGAAGGCGGCGCCCACGACGTAGTCGTGAAGGATTCTCAGCAGAGCGTTTCCTATCGATAA
- a CDS encoding winged helix-turn-helix domain-containing protein, which produces MVYKTTAKLVIQACDKDLPGVFGHGCVLLLQGIAREHSLNRAAKSMGMAYSKAWRIVNEAEGQLGCKLIERDGARGSSLTPAGERAIAVYEELQADINNVIATKANDLIASIKK; this is translated from the coding sequence ATGGTGTACAAGACGACGGCAAAGTTGGTCATTCAAGCGTGCGACAAAGATCTGCCGGGCGTGTTCGGCCACGGCTGCGTCTTGCTGCTGCAGGGTATTGCCCGGGAGCACTCGCTCAACCGCGCCGCCAAAAGCATGGGCATGGCGTATTCCAAGGCATGGCGCATCGTAAACGAGGCTGAAGGGCAGCTGGGCTGCAAGCTCATTGAGCGCGACGGCGCCCGCGGATCATCGCTCACCCCCGCCGGCGAGCGGGCCATAGCGGTCTACGAGGAGCTGCAGGCCGACATCAACAACGTCATCGCCACCAAAGCAAACGACCTCATCGCCAGCATCAAAAAGTAG
- the rimP gene encoding ribosome maturation factor RimP → MVKTKTEQAIIDALEAVAPQHDIDIVDVELVGATKAPCVRVRIEGAEGQSLSLNDVTANTKWVGDVIEELDPISSSYTLEVSSPGMARPLRRPSDFARFVGENCELTSTATEGRRKYAGKIAAATETDVTLELEDGESVTLDFSDVKKCKLKPTYDFKPAKEGK, encoded by the coding sequence ATGGTCAAGACCAAGACCGAGCAGGCGATCATCGACGCGCTCGAGGCCGTCGCTCCCCAGCACGATATCGACATCGTCGACGTCGAGCTCGTGGGTGCCACCAAGGCCCCCTGCGTGCGCGTGCGTATCGAGGGTGCCGAGGGTCAGAGCCTGTCGCTCAACGACGTCACGGCCAACACCAAGTGGGTCGGCGATGTGATTGAGGAGCTCGACCCCATCTCTTCGAGCTATACGCTCGAGGTGTCGAGCCCGGGTATGGCGCGCCCGCTGCGCCGCCCGAGTGACTTTGCCCGCTTTGTGGGCGAAAACTGCGAGCTCACCTCCACTGCCACCGAGGGCCGTCGCAAGTACGCCGGCAAGATTGCCGCTGCGACCGAGACCGACGTGACCCTCGAGCTCGAGGACGGCGAGTCCGTTACCCTCGATTTTTCTGATGTTAAAAAGTGCAAGTTGAAGCCTACCTACGACTTCAAGCCCGCGAAGGAAGGAAAGTAA
- a CDS encoding PLP-dependent transferase translates to MDVQQLEETWAVRAGARETCLVAASHVPAALSMLGIVQPGDRLVAFADDFADAFACGFDGCDVALVGEPAAATFAATSEGFDASFDGEGPHLWWFVNSIGGFGLRVPDLRALGRAARESHALLVVDNTVSGVFGCNPLRLGAVLSLEALDRVCAGVAPRKLVAASVARSQLKRHRVDAAAECAHALLADCGASALDLSAEETDVLERGLSSLDARMQAHFDRARALAEYLAANEMVRNVRYPGLTSHPDHAIATGILEHGFGPAVEFDLIERSAGELFDTLPGEFRTSPAGGATTRLSAPRGKQVGTIRLFAGTDNPLVVASVLDNALRKLATF, encoded by the coding sequence GTGGACGTGCAGCAGCTTGAAGAGACCTGGGCCGTAAGGGCCGGCGCACGTGAAACGTGTCTTGTTGCGGCCTCGCATGTGCCGGCGGCGCTGTCGATGCTGGGGATTGTGCAGCCCGGCGATCGCTTGGTGGCCTTTGCGGACGACTTTGCCGATGCGTTTGCTTGCGGCTTTGATGGCTGCGATGTTGCGCTGGTGGGGGAGCCCGCGGCTGCGACGTTTGCTGCTACGTCCGAGGGCTTTGATGCTTCGTTTGATGGCGAGGGGCCGCACCTGTGGTGGTTCGTCAACTCCATCGGCGGGTTTGGTCTGCGTGTGCCCGATCTTCGCGCTCTGGGCCGCGCGGCTCGTGAGTCGCATGCGCTGCTTGTGGTTGATAACACTGTGTCGGGCGTCTTTGGGTGCAACCCGCTGCGTCTGGGCGCCGTGCTTTCGCTCGAGGCGCTCGACCGCGTGTGTGCCGGCGTTGCGCCGCGCAAGCTCGTCGCCGCTTCGGTGGCGCGCTCGCAGCTTAAGCGCCATCGCGTGGATGCCGCCGCAGAGTGCGCGCACGCGTTGCTTGCGGACTGTGGTGCGTCTGCGCTTGACCTGTCTGCTGAGGAGACCGACGTGCTGGAACGCGGGCTGTCCTCGCTCGATGCTCGCATGCAGGCGCACTTCGACCGTGCCCGTGCGCTGGCCGAGTATCTTGCCGCCAACGAGATGGTACGCAACGTGCGCTATCCCGGGCTGACCTCGCATCCCGACCATGCCATCGCGACCGGCATCCTGGAGCACGGTTTTGGCCCGGCAGTAGAGTTTGACCTTATCGAGCGAAGTGCGGGTGAGCTGTTCGACACATTGCCGGGGGAGTTCCGCACGTCGCCCGCCGGCGGCGCAACGACACGCCTTTCGGCCCCACGCGGCAAGCAGGTGGGAACCATCCGCCTCTTCGCCGGCACCGACAATCCCCTGGTCGTAGCGTCCGTCCTAGACAACGCCCTCCGCAAATTAGCTACTTTTTGA
- the leuS gene encoding leucine--tRNA ligase, with translation MCDCTDHKDEIPAYDAQAIESRWMKAWEDSNLFAVDTDASKPKKYVLEMFPYPSGDLHMGHARNYTIGDAMARQARMRGYDVLHPIGFDAFGLPAENAAIKHNTQAAAWTYKNMDQALATMKRMGFSYDLDRMVKTCSPDYYRWGQWIFEKLWEKGLVYRKKNPVNWCPNCKTVLANEQVTEGKCWRCGTEPEKRDLEQWYFKITEYSQELLDDLEKLPGWPERVKQMQANWIGRSEGAEVDFTLCDKDGEPIEGDEGKITVFTTRADTLFGVSFFVLAPEYARLHELVEGTEYEEAVTKIVEDSKHISAVERAQGTLEKHGAFTGRYVVNPVNGEKVPVWVADYVVADYGTGAVMAVPCGDQRDFEFARKYDLPIVPIILDDDDRAAVEANGETIDTFHAETVDWDCAHAAEGTLVQSGKYTGMRGGKHSEGEAAIVADLEAMGCGRRKVEFRLRDWLISRQRYWGNPIPAIHCEHCGIVPVPEDQLPVTLPENLDLGAGETLAECKEFYETTCPVCGRPAKRETDTMDTFTCSSWYYLRYTDPHNTELPFSREAADRWMPVDNYIGGIEHAILHLLYSRFFTKALRDLGLLSVDEPFTNLLCQGMVKDENGDTMSKSKGNVVPPSSVIEPYGADTMRLAILFIAPPEKDFDWDPKAVEGANRFIKRAWRIVWQLVQSGDANVAFDKSVLDEVAMKLYRERHRTIAKCTEDFDRGQFNTAISAVMELVNAASAYLNATEGASRDKALCYGVAKDIVSVLAPICPFWADELWHEALGCEGNAYTAAWPEFDLAESIEDTVQIVVQVLGKVRGRIDVARDASNEEMQAAAEAAVAKWTEGKTVVKAICVPGKLVNLVVK, from the coding sequence ATGTGCGATTGCACAGATCATAAGGACGAGATCCCTGCCTACGACGCGCAGGCCATTGAGTCCAGGTGGATGAAGGCCTGGGAGGACTCCAACCTCTTTGCCGTCGACACCGACGCCAGCAAGCCCAAGAAGTACGTGCTCGAGATGTTCCCGTATCCGTCGGGCGACCTGCACATGGGCCACGCGCGCAACTACACCATCGGCGATGCCATGGCCCGTCAGGCCCGCATGCGCGGCTACGACGTGCTTCACCCCATCGGCTTCGATGCCTTTGGCCTGCCTGCCGAGAACGCCGCCATCAAGCACAACACGCAGGCTGCCGCCTGGACGTATAAGAACATGGACCAGGCTCTCGCCACGATGAAGCGCATGGGCTTCTCCTACGATCTGGATCGCATGGTCAAGACCTGTAGCCCCGACTACTACCGCTGGGGTCAGTGGATCTTTGAGAAGCTGTGGGAAAAGGGCCTGGTCTACCGCAAGAAGAACCCGGTCAACTGGTGTCCTAACTGCAAGACCGTTCTGGCCAACGAGCAGGTCACCGAGGGCAAGTGCTGGCGCTGCGGCACCGAGCCCGAGAAGCGCGACCTGGAGCAGTGGTACTTCAAGATTACCGAGTACTCCCAGGAGCTGCTCGACGACCTGGAGAAGCTCCCCGGCTGGCCCGAGCGCGTCAAGCAGATGCAGGCCAACTGGATCGGTCGTTCCGAGGGCGCCGAGGTCGACTTTACCCTGTGCGACAAGGATGGCGAGCCCATCGAGGGCGACGAGGGTAAGATCACCGTCTTCACCACGCGAGCCGACACGCTCTTTGGTGTCTCCTTCTTTGTCTTGGCTCCCGAGTACGCTCGTCTGCACGAGCTCGTCGAGGGCACGGAGTACGAGGAGGCCGTGACCAAGATCGTCGAGGACTCCAAGCATATCTCCGCCGTCGAGCGTGCCCAGGGCACCCTCGAGAAGCACGGTGCCTTTACCGGCCGCTACGTGGTGAACCCGGTCAACGGCGAGAAGGTCCCCGTGTGGGTTGCCGATTATGTTGTTGCCGACTACGGCACCGGCGCTGTCATGGCCGTTCCCTGCGGCGACCAGCGCGATTTTGAGTTTGCCCGCAAGTATGACCTGCCGATCGTGCCGATCATCCTGGACGATGACGACCGCGCAGCCGTCGAGGCTAACGGTGAGACCATCGATACCTTCCATGCCGAGACCGTCGACTGGGATTGCGCCCACGCTGCCGAGGGCACGCTCGTCCAGTCCGGCAAGTACACCGGCATGCGCGGCGGCAAGCACTCCGAGGGCGAGGCTGCGATCGTGGCCGACCTCGAGGCCATGGGCTGCGGTCGTCGCAAGGTCGAGTTCCGTCTGCGCGATTGGCTCATTTCCCGTCAGCGCTATTGGGGCAACCCCATCCCGGCCATCCACTGCGAGCACTGCGGCATCGTCCCCGTACCCGAGGACCAGCTGCCGGTGACGCTGCCCGAGAACCTGGACCTGGGCGCCGGCGAGACCCTCGCCGAGTGCAAGGAGTTCTACGAGACCACCTGCCCGGTCTGCGGCCGCCCGGCCAAGCGCGAGACCGATACCATGGACACCTTCACCTGCTCCAGCTGGTATTACCTGCGCTATACCGACCCGCACAACACCGAGCTGCCCTTCTCCCGCGAGGCGGCAGACCGTTGGATGCCCGTCGATAACTACATCGGTGGCATTGAGCACGCCATTCTGCACCTGCTCTACAGCCGCTTCTTTACCAAGGCGCTGCGCGACCTGGGCCTGTTGAGCGTTGACGAGCCCTTTACCAACCTGCTGTGCCAGGGCATGGTCAAGGACGAGAACGGCGACACCATGTCCAAGTCCAAGGGCAACGTCGTGCCCCCGAGTTCGGTCATCGAGCCCTACGGCGCCGACACCATGCGTCTGGCGATCCTGTTTATCGCCCCGCCCGAGAAGGACTTCGACTGGGATCCCAAGGCCGTCGAGGGCGCCAACCGCTTTATCAAGCGCGCCTGGCGTATCGTGTGGCAGCTCGTCCAGTCCGGCGATGCCAACGTGGCCTTCGACAAGTCCGTGCTCGACGAGGTTGCGATGAAGCTCTACCGCGAGCGTCACCGCACCATTGCCAAGTGCACCGAGGACTTCGATCGCGGCCAGTTCAACACCGCGATCTCGGCCGTCATGGAGCTTGTCAACGCGGCGAGCGCCTACCTCAACGCAACTGAGGGCGCTTCCCGTGACAAGGCGCTGTGCTACGGCGTGGCTAAGGATATCGTGAGCGTCCTTGCCCCCATCTGCCCGTTCTGGGCCGACGAGCTGTGGCACGAGGCGCTCGGCTGCGAGGGCAACGCCTACACCGCCGCCTGGCCTGAGTTCGACCTGGCCGAGTCCATCGAGGACACGGTGCAGATCGTCGTCCAGGTGCTCGGCAAGGTCCGTGGCCGCATCGACGTGGCTCGCGATGCCTCCAACGAGGAAATGCAGGCTGCCGCCGAGGCCGCTGTCGCTAAGTGGACCGAGGGCAAGACGGTCGTCAAGGCCATCTGCGTGCCCGGCAAGCTTGTCAACCTGGTGGTTAAGTAA